The Phacochoerus africanus isolate WHEZ1 chromosome 15, ROS_Pafr_v1, whole genome shotgun sequence genome has a segment encoding these proteins:
- the SFTPD gene encoding pulmonary surfactant-associated protein D — protein sequence MLLLPLSVLILLTQPPRSLGAEMKTYSQRAVANACALVMCSPMENGLPGRDGRDGREGPRGEKGDPGLPGAVGRAGMPGLAGPVGPKGDSGSTGEPGAKGDIGPCGPPGPPGIPGPAGKEGPPGQQGNIGPPGTPGPKGETGPKGEVGALGMQGSTGARGPAGLKGERGAPGERGAPGSAGAAGPAGATGPQGPSGARGPPGLKGDRGPPGERGAKGESGLPGITALRQQVETLQGQVQRLQKAFSQYKKVELFPNGRGVGEKIFKTGGFEKTFQDAQQVCTQAGGQMASPRSETENEALSQLVTAQNKAAFLSMTDIETEGNFTYPTGEPLVYANWAPGEPNNNGGSSGAENCVEIFPNGKWNDKACGELRLVICEF from the exons AtgcttctcctccctctctccgtGCTGATCCTGCTCACACAGCCCCCGAGGTCACTGGGAGCAGAAATGAAGACCTATTCCCAGAGAGCAGTGGCCAACGCCTGCGCCCTGGTCATGTGTAGCCCCATGGAGAATGGCCTGCCTGGTCGTGATGGTCGGGATGGGAGAGAGGGCCCTCGGGGCGAGAAGGGGGATCCAG GTTTGCCAGGAGCTGTAGGGCGAGCGGGGATGCCTGGACTGGCTGGCCCAGTTGGGCCCAAAGGGGACAGTGGCTCTACTGGAGAACCCGGAGCAAAGGGAGACATTGGACCATGCG GGCCTCCAGGACCTCCAGGTATACCTGGTCCAGCCGGAAAAGAGGgtcccccagggcagcaggggaACATAGGACCTCCAGGCACACCAGGCCCCAAAGGAGAGACTGGGCCCAAAG GAGAAGTGGGTGCCCTGGGCATGCAGGGCTCTACAGGGGCAAGAGGCCCTGCAGGTCTTAAAGGAGAGAGAGGTGCCCCCGGTGAGCGTGGAGCCCCCGGAAGTGCTGGGGCAGCAG GGCCTGCTGGAGCCACGGGCCCTCAGGGCCCTTCAGGTGCCAGGGGTCCCCCAGGACTGAAAGGGGACAGAGGTCCTCCTGGAGAAAGAGGAGCAAAGGGAGAGAGTGGACTCCCAG GCATCACTGCTCTGAGGCAACAGGTGGAGACCTTACAGGGGCAGGTACAACGCCTCCAGAAGGCCTTCTCTCAGTATAAGAAAG TGGAGCTCTTCCCCAATGGCCGAGGTGTCGGGGAGAAGATCTTCAAGACGGGAGGCTTTGAAAAGACTTTTCAGGATGCGCAGCAGGTATGCACACAGGCCGGGGGACAGATGGCCTCCCCACGCTCTGAGACTGAGAACGAGGCCTTGAGCCAGCTGGTCACAGCTCAGAACAAGGCTGCTTTCCTGAGCATGACTGACATCGAGACGGAGGGCAATTTCACCTACCCCACGGGGGAGCCCCTGGTCTATGCCAACTGGGCCCCTGGGGAGCCCAACAACAATGGCGGCAGCAGCGGAGCAGAGAACTGTGTGGAGATCTTTCCCAATGGCAAATGGAATGACAAGGCCTGCGGAGAACTGCGCCTCGTGATCTGCGAGTTCTga